A stretch of the uncultured Desulfobacter sp. genome encodes the following:
- the rplP gene encoding 50S ribosomal protein L16: protein MLSPRNIKYRKQFRGRTKGTPTRGNTLSFGDYGLQAVECGYVNARQIEAARVAMTRKAKRQGKSWIRFFPDHPITKKPAEVRMGKGKGATDAWVARVKPGKILYEMEGVDRELAKEALRLAARKLSVKTRFVERSK from the coding sequence ATGCTGAGTCCCAGAAATATCAAATACCGTAAACAGTTCCGCGGTAGAACCAAAGGAACACCCACTCGGGGCAATACATTGAGTTTTGGAGATTATGGACTCCAGGCTGTGGAATGTGGGTATGTAAATGCAAGACAGATTGAGGCGGCCAGGGTCGCGATGACCAGAAAGGCTAAAAGGCAGGGTAAAAGCTGGATTCGTTTCTTTCCTGATCATCCAATTACCAAAAAACCGGCTGAGGTCAGAATGGGTAAAGGTAAAGGCGCAACGGATGCTTGGGTGGCACGGGTGAAACCGGGCAAAATTCTCTATGAGATGGAAGGCGTTGATAGAGAATTGGCTAAAGAGGCTTTAAGGCTGGCTGCCAGAAAACTTTCCGTGAAAACCCGTTTTGTGGAAAGGAGCAAATAA